The DNA window TGAGACGCGTTGCCTCGTTTATAGACAGCTCCGCAGCACTTTAAACTGCGCTTGGGATTTAACGTGGGCTGTGTCCCCATGGGGCAGCCTTGTAAGTCACAGATAGGAATGAGATGAAATacatgcctttttattttttttggcattgATTTGtgatttgtgggatcttagttccccagcgcAGTGCTCAGTTGCcaagacgtgtccgactctttgtgacccgcatGGACTGTGGGCCGCCAGGCCccactgtccgtgggattctccaggcaaggataccaggggtcttcccgacccagggattgaaccctggtctcctgtgtctcctgcgttgcaagtgggttctttacctgctgagccatcggggaagctccTTAGTTCCCTAACGGGGATTACAGCTGTCCACCCAGCAGTAAAggtgccgagtcctaaccacaggatgGGAGATTCCCCATCCTGTGTTCTTTCATCTCATATCTCAACTGAGCGTGGACCCCACCAGGGGTTCTggctcctcccccaaccccacaggAAGCTGAGTGTGTGGTGGCCTGGCTGGCCTGCGCCTTCCCCAGGGGCAAggcaggcccctctcccacagcgGGTACCCCTAGCCAGGGCCTGGGTACTGGAGGTGCCGGGGTGTGCCTGGGGCACTTGCTGGTGCTGCCTGGAGTGACTGGTTGTCCTGAGTGGTTCAGCAATGTCCTGCTTGGTCTTCTCCTGCCAAAGGCTGCTTTTACGCAGCCTGAATCTGCAGCTCAGAGCCACAGTTTCTGATGCCTGCCCTTGCAGCCGCCTGGCTGGGAACAGGAGTGTGGAGGCCGTGGGGTGGCCAGGGCAGCCTCTGGAGTCCTGTGGGGGCGGGGGTCAGGTGTTtctttggggtggggtggggggttctgACTGGCGTCCCAGCCGGGTGGGCTCTTCCGCCTCTTCCCTTACTCCCTGGGGCCTCCTTGGACACCCTGCCccgtccttggatgtggggtggcCAGGGGCACCCTTCTGTGCTCAGGGGAGATGAGTTCTGGCCTCCTTGACTTTGGAAGGAACACAGGATTGAGTTGCAAATTTTAAAAGCTGGTTTTCGCTTAGGCTTAAAACGCAATTTTGTGCTGGAGCCTTGATCAAGGCTGGTCCCTCTGTGCCCAGGGTCCCCCCGACGGTGCTCACAGAGGCCCTGCCGGCGCCCACCTCCTCAGGTCCCCATCAGAGTCTCAGCCGCCTGTGGCTGCCCTTTTGAGCTTCAGCTTTTGGTCCCAGGCCGGTCCTCTCAGCCTGACTAGGCAAGGACCATGAGACTGCTGAAGGTGTAACTGTCCACAGAAGGCCTTTCTCCTAGCTTCTGGATCGTTCCATGAGAGCTGGTCTGGCCTCCCATCTTGGCCTAGTCCTGCGGCCCTAGACGCAGCTTCCCTGACCCTAGTGCCCTGCCGTCCCAGGCCCCGCAGCCTGGCCAGGCCGTTCTGGGGGAGCCTCTGCCCTGCAGGCAGGCTGGGGTCTTGTGTCCTGCTCCAGgggccctgggcctggaagagTTTGGGCTGGAATTCCTGGGGAAGCGCTGTGGTCTCTGGTGCCACATGTTAGGGACCCTGTTAAGAGAGCCTGGGTTAGGTTTGGCCAAGTCATGAGCCCACCCACAGCTTGGGGGCCTGCGCAGTGTTTTGTGAGCCAGCAgggtgggtgggcctggcctgggGTTGTCCTGCATCCGTGGTCAGCTGGGGTTCTGTTGGCCCTGAACGGGTTCATCTGTGGCCAGGGCAGCGAAGGGCTCTGGCTCCCAGGTCGGGTGTCCAGCAGGCTAGCTCAGACTTCTCCACAGGTGGTTTCAGGCTTTCAGAAGACCCGGAGAGAGCAGGCCTTTGCCCGTGCCACGTTTGCTGTGGTTCTGTGGCCAGAACGAGTCAGGCCCTGCTCAGGTGTCACTGGGTGGATGGAGAGCCTCTCCTGTGCCGCGGCAGCTGCGGTCACACGGCTGTGGGCGTGGCTGGCATGGAAGGAGCTGCAGTGGGGGGTGTGGAGGGGCAGATTTCACAGGATGCCACTTGCCTGTTCCCGGACTGGGGCTCGACCTCGGAGCCCAGCCCCGGGCGAGGGAGAGAAGGGTCTGTGGGACGGCCCTTGTGTGGATGTCCAGGGAGAGGTACACTGAGTGGTCtgggagcctggggtggggcccTGAGACAGCAAGAAGGGTGGTGGGCTCCAGGGACGGGATGGGGGTCCTGTGACGGGCCCAGCCTGGGTGGGTGTGGGGACTCAGGTGGAGGGAGGGTGGTGGCTGTGGACCTGCCTGGTCAGGAGTCGGGGTAAAGTGTGGGCATCActggtgcataaatatttaaaaccctGGGGATTTTTTAAAGATCCTACAAGTGGAAGCGAGAGTAGGGAGGGTGTGGATCGAATCTGGGGCCCCCACTTCAGTGTCTGAGCGGCACTAGGAGAAATTTGAGTCATGGGCATCAATCCCAAATGCTTTGCAGTCACCTTAGAAAACAGAAGTTGAATTTGATAAATTTCAATTAACCCCACATACCCAAAACAGCAGCACTTAAACACGTTTTCAGAAAAGCAGTGAGATACTCCACATTCTGTTTGCACATTGTCTTCAGAGGCCCATGTGTGTTTGACGTGTGCAGTGCATCTCTACTCAGACCATCCATCCTCCAGAGGCTCAGTGGCCACCAGTGGCTGGGGACTGAAGTGTGCACAGGGCAGCCAGCAAGgggagggtgaggggctgggaacACAGCACTGGTACCGAGGGCTTGAGGAGGGGGTGATGGGAGGGCCTGCCCTGGGTGAGTCTGCCTCTCTGGGCAGCTGGGGGCAAGCACAGCAGGAGGGgaggctggctgggggaggggacactTGGTGGCCTGCAGCGGGAGCAGCTGGGCGGAGGCCTGCAGTAGGCAGGACAGAGCCTGTGCCCTCACCTTACCCTGTGGGTAGGGTTCTTGGGGTGAGGGGCTCAGCCTGCACCCTGCCCATTTACAGGATGGAGGAGCTGGGCCTGCACCCCGCCGACCGCCAGGTGTACTTTGGACAGCTTCTGGGCATGTGCGACCAGATCAGCTTCCCGCTGGGTGAGGGGCCTCCCCggggtggggctggagctgggTCTTCCTTGTGCAGGGCTGGGGAGCGGGGGCAGAGCTGGGCCTCCTTGGGGACGGGGCTGTAGCACCGTGGGTGGGTATGCGGGCAGAGCTGGGCCTCACCAGAGGCGGGGCTGGAGCTGGGCCTCCCGGGTGCAGGGCTGGGATGCGGGGGGCGGAGCCGGGTCTccccgggggtggggcaggggtgtgggggCGGAGCTGGGCCTCCTTGTGGGTGGGGCCTCACCACTCCCTCCCCTGCGTGCAGGCCAGGCAGGCTTCCCAGTGTACAAGTATGTCCCTTACGGGCCTGTGATGGAGGTGCTGCCCTACCTGTCCCGCCGTGCCCTAGAGAACAGCGGGGTCATGAAGGGGGCTCAGCGGGAGCGGCAGCTGCTGTGGCAGGAGCTCAAGCGGAGGCTCTGCACCGGCAGCCTCTTCCACCAGCCTGCCTAGGCCACCTGCACCCACACCCGGGCCGCGACCTCCCCAGGCTCCGGCCAACCCCAGCCTCACACCGATCTCCTTTTACACCCTGAGCTGGGAGAGCCTGCATGCCCCTGCTCTGCTCATGTGGGCTGAGGCCCACACCTGCCAGAAGAGCTGGGAGCCGTCAGGAACTGCTCTGCCCACCCCCACGACCTTGGACCTTAAGAACCACCTTCCCCAGAGTCCAACCCTGGCGCCCTGAGCCCCACACTGGGCAGCGGCTGGCTGCGGAAGCTGGCCTGTCAATAAACCACTTTTCTACAGCATCAAGCCCTCGCTTGCGGCTGAGGGAGTGGCTCTGATGCCTGGGCGGCCTTAGGGTCGGGTTCAGCCACTCCAGCCTCAGGCGCTCCGTGCAGACCTGGCCAGGCAGGGCCCTGGACAACCCCGACCCCAGCCCCAGAGCTGGGCTCGGAGCAATGCAGATGGACAGCACACTCCGATGGGCAGGTTTCGTGGTTGCCCGGCCTTGGTGTCTCCCCTGAGATCCTCCCTGCCCCGTGCCCTTCACCCCTGCCCCCCAGTGACCCACACCAGGCTCCTGCTGATCTGACAGCCCATGGAGCAGGCTGGCTGTGGCCCGAGTGCCTTGGGACTTGGCGGTGAGGGGTCCCTGTGATGTGGGTGGTGGGGGCATCTTCTAACTTCTGTAGACCACAGAGCCCCCAGACGAGGGCTGTGTGGGCCCGGTCATGACTGGCTCCACAGAGTGTCACACAAGCCATGTGCAGGCCACACTGAGGCAGCTTTATTTCTCGGGGTCACACGCAGTTTGGGAGCCTGTCCCTTTCAGGGGCTGCACCTATTGAGGGAGGGGCCAAGAGGTAGGCCAGGGCAGGCAGCCAGACAGCTGCGTCTGCTGTGCCCTTTGCCTGCCCACCCTCAGCAGCCCGGGTGGGGGGCAAGGGCGGTGTGGTCCACTTCGCTTCTCCTCACAGGGTGCCCCTCCTGCAGGCTGCTGGGAGGGTGGTGGCCACGCTTCAGGAAGACCAGTGCCAGGGGCTGTCTGCTGCCTGTGGTCGCTGCGGGACGGGGCGGTGCTCCCGGCTGGGATGGGCGGCGGTCAAGGGCGGGCAGGCTCACAGGGCCGCCTTCCCTGCCTGTCGGCTCCTCTGCTGCAGCTTCCGGATGAGCTCCAGGAGGTTCATCTGCAGGGTCAGCTCCTGGGGTGCAGATGGGCCCAGGGGGTCCGCCTCAGCCCTGGCAGAGCCCAGGGAATCAGCCTCCTTTCCCCAGGCACTCGAGGTGACCATCAGGGTCGAGGGGGCACTAGGTAGGGAGCCCGTGGGGGAAGTCTGGCCACTGCCTGCCAGAAAGGGGCTGAAGCTGGGACTCGGCCCACAGCAGCGTTTGCAGCTGCCCTGGTTTGGCACACATGGAGGTGTGCAGGGATGCAGGGAACTGCAGATGAGGGCCCTGTGGGACACAGCAGGCCTGAGCAAGGTGGGCGATGCCCTGCAGGCAGCTGGCTTGTCCCCTGGCAGCAGAGGCCCGTCAGCGGCCAGCTAGACCCCCAGAGGGGACGTGGCCTTTGGGGACCAGTAGCCCCTAGGCTGTGCCAGGCGAGGCCCACGGCACTGACCTGTGGGTTGGTGGTCACGTAGAAGCCAGCCAcccctgccttctccagtgtgCTCTGCTGGTCTGCCACCTTCCGGTCCAGCTCCAGCACGATCTTCTGGTCCATCGCTCGCTGCTCCTCACGGATCCGGTGTTCCACCGCCTGCCACGGAGAGGGCGGCTCAGGGCTCAGCCTCCTGTCTGCCCACCGATGCCGCAGACACACTCCTGGCCTGCCACCTctggcccctctcccctccccagttgCTCCAGCTTCAAGACTAAGGATGGTGTATGCACCGCACCTACGACCCTCCCTTCACCCAGAGCCCTGCTCCCAACACCCTTCTTCCCCACCTCCTGCCAGGTGTCCTCCCTTTGCTCTGCCGGGTGCCACCTGGCACCACCATGAGTGGCCAGATGCTGGCCCCACCTCTGCCGGCTGTCCAGCTGACCGCCGTCTCTCAGCCTCTGCGTGTCTCCTCCCACTAGAGCTGCCACCGCCCTGCTCAGCACCTCCTTCCTGCATGCCCTGGCTTGGGGCTGCCTTGGGACCCTGTGCCAGTCTGGGCATGCACCCTCCCCTGGGGGTTCTTGGTTGTGGGTGGGCCTCTGGGTTGTTCCTGTCCACCTGGGAACAGGACTTGGTGGCTCCATCCTCCCACCACTGTCCTCGCGTCCCTGTGGCCATGGGGCACAGTGGCTCCCACTCATACCTGCCCTGCACAGGCTAAGGCTGAGGAGCTGTGGTCTGGGGGAgcaggtggagggggtgggggcaccACACATTCTTCACCCATGCCAAATGCACACCCCCCAGCGAAGAGCAATACATGGGCACGTCAGGCCTTTGTGGTACCCATGCTAAGCACACCCGCCCAAAGAGCAACACGCGGGCGCGTCAGGCCCTCGCGGCCCACCCCAGCCTGTGGCCCAGGCTGGCTCCCATGCCACTCTGATCCCTCCACACAGCCCTGTCAGCAGAGCGCAGGTGGGCCCCCCCTCCTCCCATGCCCATACCCCTACCTCGAGCTCACGCTGCTGGGCCGCCTGGAGCACAGGCAGGTTGTGGGGCCGGCAGGCCTGCTGGGCTTCCTGGTGCTTCTGCCGCAGCGCCTGCCTGAGCACTGGGAGAGGACGAGACCAGAGAGGCACTGTCAGGTGGCAGAGGGTGAGGAGGGGTGAGGAGGCAAGGGCGTGCTCCGGCTGTCCCAGCACCACAGGCAGCAGGCCAGCCGTGGGGATGTGGAGGCCTGAACCGGGTACTGGGTGGAGCTCTGGACACACAGCCCCCAGCCTACTCGGGCCTACCCTCAGCCAGGGTATGGCGGTCTGCAGCAGCAGGGCTCCAGGGTCCTAGAGGAGGGGGAGGCCAGGCATGTGGGGTGAGGGTGGAGCCAGGGCCACAGCCTGAGCACAGGGAATTGGAAGATGGGGGTGAGGGAGACTGCGGGCTGGAGGTTTCTAGCCTCACATGGCTACAGGCCAGGAGTCCGGCGTGACCTGCCTGTCATCCGTGGGATATCCACTGAGATGTCCCAGAGACCATGCAGGCCAGGGCCCGGGAAAGGGGCACAAGCAGGATGGCCTCTGCTCCAGGGCACGGCAGTCACTCCTCCTCTGCTATCCTTGGTTGGCAGAGGGGCAGAGCCACCCTGCACACCCTGTCCATAGCTCCCAAGGGAGTAGCGTGGCACAGACCAGAGGGGGCCCAAGGACATGATgaccaagtaggatttatcccaggaatgctgTTTAATcccaggaatttaaaaaatactgttaatTCACTCTAGTCACCAAAAAGCCACTCGATCatttcaaaagatgcagaaaaaaagcTTTGACAAAACCCAACATCCATTCCTGACAGAGATACACTTATCCGGGGACAGACGTCCATCAAACCCGCCCCACAGGGAAGGGACCTTATGTCACCAGAAGGCACTTTTGCCACAAACGTTTAGTGGGCGTATCATCACACTGTCCAGGTCACAGGGAGCACAGAAGGTGAACAGGGAGGGATGACGTCAGCGTGAGGCAGTCCATCAGATCCAGAGTGGGGATGTTCTAAGGCAGAATGCCCCGGACTCTTCAAAAAGTCAGCACCACAGTAAACGGTGGGAATTCTTTCAGAAGCAGAGGCCAAAGTGCAATGCACAACCACACCCTGGATCCTTGTCAGTGGATAATCTGAGGATTATTGGATAATTGGTGTGTCTGAACGTCAGAACGCTCCCTGGAATGACTGATTTCTATCCAT is part of the Bubalus kerabau isolate K-KA32 ecotype Philippines breed swamp buffalo chromosome 16, PCC_UOA_SB_1v2, whole genome shotgun sequence genome and encodes:
- the LOC129629941 gene encoding protein DGCR6 isoform X1, with amino-acid sequence MERCSGALEEAADGARQQERHYQLLSALQGLVKELPSSFQQRLSYTTLSDLALALLDGTVFEIVQGLLEIQHLTEKSLYNQRLRLQNEHRVLRQALRQKHQEAQQACRPHNLPVLQAAQQRELEAVEHRIREEQRAMDQKIVLELDRKVADQQSTLEKAGVAGFYVTTNPQELTLQMNLLELIRKLQQRSRQAGKAAL